The stretch of DNA ATGGGCCGGGTCACCTCACGAGACGGCACGTCGATCGCGTACGACCTGCACGGAGACGGCCCTCCGCTGATCCTGGTGGGCGGAGGCCTCGACGACGGGGCGGAGAACGTGCCGCTCGCCGCCGAGATGGCCGGGCGGTTCGGCGTGTACAACTACGCCCGGCGGGGCCGGGGCGGCAGCGGGGACACGTTCCCCTACTCCGTGCAGCGCGAGATCGAGGACCTCGAAGCGCTCATCGCCGAGGCCGGCGGGGCGGCATACCTGCACGGTGTCTCCTCCGGTGGGGCGCTCGCGCTGGAGGCCGCCGCGGCGGGGCTGCGGATCGACAAGGTCTCGGTGTACGAGGTGCCGTACGCGATCGCGGACGGCCTGGCGGCCCAGTGGCGCACGTACCGGGAGAGGCTCGACACGGTGCTCGCGGAAGGGCGGAGGGACGACGCCGTCGTCCTCTTCATGCAGCTCGCAGGGGCGTCCGAGAAGGTGATCGCCGAAGC from Nocardiopsis composta encodes:
- a CDS encoding alpha/beta fold hydrolase, which gives rise to MGRVTSRDGTSIAYDLHGDGPPLILVGGGLDDGAENVPLAAEMAGRFGVYNYARRGRGGSGDTFPYSVQREIEDLEALIAEAGGAAYLHGVSSGGALALEAAAAGLRIDKVSVYEVPYAIADGLAAQWRTYRERLDTVLAEGRRDDAVVLFMQLAGASEKVIAEAKESPVWPGLEGLAHTLAYDAACLGDGRPPAPRFAKITQPVLVATGDSGGDPNMSGLPDDFLGRAANAIAASIPHARRVSIPGQPHVADPKAIAPLLTRFFEE